The Topomyia yanbarensis strain Yona2022 chromosome 3, ASM3024719v1, whole genome shotgun sequence nucleotide sequence CTTAATTCCCTGAATTAGGTAATCTGCAAACCGTTGTTTGGAAATTCAGTAGTGGGTTTTGTCAGCTAACGTTTTGCTctgctcctgcgaacagaaaaacccgttcgacaaatttattttattgatccgattcgtttgatgttggatccagTCCAAGACGGAGAGGTggacacattttttttctatgtgtgagtgcggttgtcatctTCTTCGAAGAACAGTAGGAAACGAAGAAGAGAAACGTAAACgaatgacgtagtgggcttttTTGTTGTTATACGTTCTGTTTCGGTTCGGTAGCGGTAGTAAATATACTTCTGTTAAAGGAAAATTTTCAAGTGCTGATACGGAACTGTGCTTTTATAGTAAAAATGCGGTGTTTTGTCCCGAAATGCACAAATCGTGAGATCCAGGGTGAAGCTCGTCCATCTGTTTCCTTTCATCGTGCACCAAAGAATCCGGATGTGCGAATTCAGTGGTTTTCGTTTTGTCGTTTGAAATATGACAGTGTGGTAAATTTGCGAATAGGCTCTGCACATTTCAAGAGCGAAGACTTTGAGTCGAACGATTTTCGTCGAGCATTTTTCGGAAAACAGCGCAGACTTTTAGTAAAAAATGGTAGTAGCATTTTTCAATTGTGAAAACCGTtctatatatattatattacaGCTAAACCATCGATTCGTTGCCCTCCCTTTATGCGTGAATCCGATGCCGATAAAGCTGAAACGCAAGTGAACGGGCTTAGTTTGCTGATGCAAGCGGTATCCTTCGTAGAGCAAACTGATGCATTGGATGATTCTCCAGAAATAGATTCGCCTCACATAGTCCCAACACTTGACAACGACGATGAAAGTCAAACGAACGATGTGAGTATTTTAATAAAAGCAGCTGCATATATCGAAAACGTAGTGGTTCCCGACAGTACACTATTTCCACGGATTGAATCGGACGCTGTCGCCGTTTCTAAGTTATGTTGCAACGTTGAGCAGTCTAGTACGCCGAGTACAGATTCGTATCGTTATGTCTCAACAATGGTCGGTCAAAAGCTTGTTGTCGAAACATGTCCTGATGAGCCACCGGCTGCATATGTCGAAAAACCATTACCGGTGGAGCGTAGCTTAAATCAAATGGCCATCTGTCACGACCATACCTATATTGCGAGCCTTGAAACAAAGTCAAGTGAATCATTTGATGCGCTATACTCGAAAACTATCGAGGATGATTTGAAGCAAGAAAAGGCATTTTCAAGAAGATTGATCAAGGAACTTGCTGAAGTTCATGAAAAATTGCACAAGGAGAGAATAGCTTCCGCGAATGAATTAAAAGTCAGGCAGAAAGAAATGAGGATGAAAGAGGAACAAATCCATACTTTACGTTCGGCATGTGTAGAATTGAACGTCATAAAGGAAGGCATCATTTTAAATCGAATCAAAGAAACAATGGGTAAAATTCTTACACCCAATCAAATAGATCTTCTTCTTGGTCTGAAGAAAAAGGTTCATTGGACGGCAGAAGAAATCGCCCTTTCTTTCACTATAAGGTAAATTGGTAATCGtgcattttgaaaatttgaattacATTATCTCTTATACAGATACCATGGGAAATCGGCATGGAATTTAATTAAAAAGGAACTAAATTTCCCTTTACCCTCTCTGAAAACTATGCAAGAGTGGAGTTCGCGCATTAAAATGAACGTTGGCATCCTCGAAGATGTCTTACGACTAATGAAGATTGCAGCAACTAATTATACGGAAAGGGACCGTGTTGCGATTTTAAGCTTTGATGAAATGTCCGTTGATGATACCTTCGAGTACGACAGCAGAAGTGATACGGCTATTGGTCCACACAAGAATATACAAGTCGCCATGGCTCGAGGACTGTTTGCTCAGTGGAAGCAACCTGTGTATGCAGCGTttgatgcaaaaatgacttctgaAATCCttgaaaacattatttttgCTCTGCATAGAGCAGGTTTCAATGTAGTAGGATGTGTTTCGGATTGCGGTGGAGGAAATCAGGGACTCTGGAGCACCTTAGGAGTTAATCATGAGCACACACACATAATACATCCGATTACTGgtgaaaatgtctatttttTGCTGATGTTCCACATTTGCTAAAGTTAGTCCGTAATTGGATTCTAGACCACGGATTTCTTTACAAAGGTATGTGCTTTATTAAGTATGTGCTTCATTCAACGCTAGTCTTAAAAGT carries:
- the LOC131692853 gene encoding uncharacterized protein LOC131692853 isoform X1, producing MQENFQVLIRNCAFIVKMRCFVPKCTNREIQGEARPSVSFHRAPKNPDVRIQWFSFCRLKYDSVVNLRIGSAHFKSEDFESNDFRRAFFGKQRRLLVKNAKPSIRCPPFMRESDADKAETQVNGLSLLMQAVSFVEQTDALDDSPEIDSPHIVPTLDNDDESQTNDVSILIKAAAYIENVVVPDSTLFPRIESDAVAVSKLCCNVEQSSTPSTDSYRYVSTMVGQKLVVETCPDEPPAAYVEKPLPVERSLNQMAICHDHTYIASLETKSSESFDALYSKTIEDDLKQEKAFSRRLIKELAEVHEKLHKERIASANELKVRQKEMRMKEEQIHTLRSACVELNVIKEGIILNRIKETMGKILTPNQIDLLLGLKKKVHWTAEEIALSFTIRYHGKSAWNLIKKELNFPLPSLKTMQEWSSRIKMNVGILEDVLRLMKIAATNYTERDRVAILSFDEMSVDDTFEYDSRSDTAIGPHKNIQVAMARGLFAQWKQPVYAAFDAKMTSEILENIIFALHRAGFNVVGCVSDCGGGNQGLWSTLGVNHEHTHIIHPITGENVYFLLMFHIC
- the LOC131692853 gene encoding uncharacterized protein LOC131692853 isoform X2, translating into MRCFVPKCTNREIQGEARPSVSFHRAPKNPDVRIQWFSFCRLKYDSVVNLRIGSAHFKSEDFESNDFRRAFFGKQRRLLVKNAKPSIRCPPFMRESDADKAETQVNGLSLLMQAVSFVEQTDALDDSPEIDSPHIVPTLDNDDESQTNDVSILIKAAAYIENVVVPDSTLFPRIESDAVAVSKLCCNVEQSSTPSTDSYRYVSTMVGQKLVVETCPDEPPAAYVEKPLPVERSLNQMAICHDHTYIASLETKSSESFDALYSKTIEDDLKQEKAFSRRLIKELAEVHEKLHKERIASANELKVRQKEMRMKEEQIHTLRSACVELNVIKEGIILNRIKETMGKILTPNQIDLLLGLKKKVHWTAEEIALSFTIRYHGKSAWNLIKKELNFPLPSLKTMQEWSSRIKMNVGILEDVLRLMKIAATNYTERDRVAILSFDEMSVDDTFEYDSRSDTAIGPHKNIQVAMARGLFAQWKQPVYAAFDAKMTSEILENIIFALHRAGFNVVGCVSDCGGGNQGLWSTLGVNHEHTHIIHPITGENVYFLLMFHIC